From Scatophagus argus isolate fScaArg1 chromosome 10, fScaArg1.pri, whole genome shotgun sequence, a single genomic window includes:
- the LOC124066313 gene encoding receptor-type tyrosine-protein phosphatase epsilon-like: protein MVLFLIGISIAVNNSSHENQTAENPTHQGAHVLPSTLVISLLLIIVVLLTIYCLRFKNHRKALVTSVDKKIPNGFLEEQGEQTVVLLPRSPSPSKRYFPIPLDSLEEEYRIRSADDGKLFREEFNSLPCYYHLGSFEEASREHNREKNRYPNILPYDHSRVVLSHLDGHLCSDYVNASYIDGFKEKNKFIAAQGPKLETVADFWRMIWEQKTATIVMLTNLKERKEEKCFQYWPEKGCWMYGNIRVAMEDLTVLVDYTIRKFCVQYQGSDGPRAPRLVTQLHFTSWPDFGVPFSPIGMLKFLKKVKAVNPSYAGPIVVHCSAGVGRTGTFIVIDSMIDMMHMEQRLDVFGFVSRIREQRCQLIQTDMQYSFIYQALLEYYLYGDTELDVCSLEGHLHRLHNTRAPHDRLGLEEEFRKLTNVRIMKENMRTGNLPANMKKNRVLQIIPYDFNRVILSVKRGQEFTDYINASFIDGYRQKDYFIATQGPLSHTVEDFWRMVWEWRCHSIVMLTELKEREQEKCFQYWPSEGSVTFGDYTVELTGDALCETFTLKDMVLTYRPEKQSQHVRHFHFHGWPEIGIPAEGRGMIDIIAAVQRQQQQSGNHPIIVHCSAGAGRTGTFIALSNILERVKAEGLLDVFQTVKSLRMQRPHMVQTVEQYDFCYRVVQDFVDIFSDYANFK from the exons ATGGTGTTGTTTCTGATTGGGATTTCTATTGCTGTGAATAATTCTTCTCATGAGAACCAAACTGCAG AAAACCCCACCCATCAGGGTGCTCATGTGCTGCCCTCGACACTGGTCATATCCCTGCTCCTTATCATCGTTGTCCTGCTGACAATCTACTGTCTGAG GTTCAAAAACCACAGGAAAGCTCTAGTTACCTCGGTGGATAAAAAGATTCCAAATGGCTTCCTGGAGGAACAAG GAGAGCAGACAGTGGTCCTCCTCCCCAGATCTCCCTCTCCTTCCAAGAGGTACTTCCCCATCCCTCTGGACTCTCTGGAGGAGGAGTACCGGATACGCTCTGCAGACGATGGCAAGCTCTTCAGAGAAGAGTTCAAC TCACTCCCATGTTACTACCACCTCGGGTCCTTTGAGGAGGCGAGCAGAGagcacaacagagagaaaaacagatacCCCAACATTTTACCAT ACGATCATTCAAGAGTGGTGTTAAGTCATCTTGATGGACATCTATGTTCAGACTACGTAAATGCATCTTACATAGAT ggttttaaagaaaagaacaaattcaTTGCAGCTCAAG GCCCAAAGCTTGAGACAGTGGCTGACTTCTGGCGGATGATTTGggaacagaaaacagcaacTATAGTAATGCTGACaaatctgaaagaaagaaaggag GAGAAATGTTTTCAGTATTGGCCAGAAAAAGGCTGCTGGATGTACGGCAACATCAGGGTGGCAATGGAGGACTTGACCGTACTGGTGGACTACACCATTAGAAAGTTTTGTGTTCAATAT CAGGGCAGCGATGGTCCCCGCGCTCCCCGGCTGGTCACCCAGCTCCACTTCACCAGCTGGCCAGACTTTGGGGTGCCATTCTCACCCATCGGCATGCTGAAATTCCTCAAGAAGGTCAAGGCTGTCAATCCATCCTATGCTGGGCCCATTGTCGTGCACTGCAG TGCTGGGGTGGGGAGGACTGGGACTTTCATTGTCATTGACAGCATGATCGACATGATGCACATGGAACAGAGGCTGGATGTCTTTGGCTTTGTGAGCAGAATACGAGAGCAGCGCTGTCAACTCATCCAGACAGAT aTGCAGTACTCCTTCATCTACCAGGCTCTGTTGGAGTACTATCTGTATGGAGACACAGAGCTAGATGTGTGCTCTCTGGAGGGCCATCTGCACAGGCTTCACAACACCAGGGCTCCCCACGACAGGCTGGGCCTGGAGGAGGAGTTCAGG AAGCTGACCAACGTTCGCATAATGAAGGAGAACATGAGAACTGGGAACCTTCCTGCCAACATGAAGAAGAACCGTGTGCTTCAGATCATTCCGT atgaTTTCAACCGAGTAATACTCTCAGTGAAAAGAGGACAGGAGTTCACCGACTACATCAATGCCTCCTTTATTGAT GGCTACAGGCAGAAGGACTATTTTATCGCAACCCAGGGCCCCCTGTCTCACACAGTAGAGGACTTCTGGAGGATGGTGTGGGAGTGGAGGTGTCATTCAATCGTTATGCTCACCGAactcaaagagagagagcag GAAAAGTGTTTCCAGTATTGGCCATCAGAGGGCAGTGTAACATTTGGAGATTATACTGTGGAGCTGACTGGTGATGCCCTGTGTGAAACCTTCACTCTCAAAGACATGGTGCTCACCTACAGACCG GAAAAGCAGTCACAACACGTCCGACATTTCCACTTCCACGGATGGCCTGAGATCGGAATACCAGCCGAGGGAAGAGGAATGATTGACATTATTGCTGCtgtgcagaggcagcagcagcagtctggaAACCATCCCATAATTGTGCACTGCAG TGCTGGTGCGGGTCGGACTGGTACCTTCATTGCCCTCAGTAACATTCTGGAGAGGGTGAAAGCTGAAGGCCTCCTGGATGTTTTTCAGACAGTCAAGAGTTTACGCATGCAGAGACCACACATGGTTCAGACTGTG GAGCAATACGACTTCTGCTACAGAGTGGTTCAGgattttgttgacattttctcAGACTACGCCAATTTTAAATAA
- the gnrh3 gene encoding gonadotropin-releasing hormone 3, which produces MEASSRVMVQVLLLALVVQVTLSQHWSYGWLPGGKRSVGELEATIRMMGTGGVVSLPEEASAQAQERLRPYSVINDDSSYFNRKKRFPNN; this is translated from the exons ATGGAAGCGAGCAGCAGAGTGATGgtgcaggtgttgttgttggcGTTGGTGGTTCAGGTCACCCTTTCCCAGCACTGGTCCTATGGATGGCTACCAGGTGGAAAGAGAAGTGTGGGAGAGCTTGAGGCAACCATAAGG ATGATGGGTACAGGAGGAGTGGTGTCTCTTCCTGAGGAGGCGAGTGCCCAAGCCCAAGAGAGACTTAGACCATACAGTGTA ATTAATGACGATTCCAGTTATTTTAACCGAAAGAAAAGGTTTCCTAATAATTGA